In Candidatus Limnocylindrales bacterium, the sequence GAAGCGCCGATACCACGATCGCGATCGTCGACGGCGGCGTCGACGACTCGCACACCGACCTGGCCGGACGCCTCGAGTACTGGAAGGATTTCACGACCGATGCCGAGCCGACGCCGCGCGACATCGGCCATCACGGATCGCATGTCGCGGGCATTGCGTTCGGCACCGGAGCGTCGTTCGGCGTCGGCCCGGGAACGCTGCACTACACCGACAGCAACAATCTCGCGGGCATCGCCGCCAACAATTTCTTCATCAGCATGGTGCATCTTCCGCCGGGTTCGGTGCTGTTCCAGGAGGACGCGACGTGGGTCGGCACGGCGTCGGCGCTGCTGATCCTGGCTTCGCGACCCAACGGCAACACCAGCTTCTTCACGTCGCAGCACGACGCCACGGCCGGGCCGCCGCCGGTGCTGCTCGACACCAACCTGACGACCGACATCAGCCTCGCGTACACGGCGGGGCTCGAACAGAACCAGATGAAGAAGATCGGCCGCTTCGCGATCGTCAACACGGTGACGAACTACCCGGCCGTCGGCGACGGGTTCAACGCGCTTCGCGGTGTCGCGCCCGGCGTGCGCTGGGCCGGCGCCAAGGTCTTCACGAATACCGGAGCGAGCACGAGTGCGATCATCGCGGCCGCGCTCGACGACCTCGTCACCGAAAGCGCGGCGCACAACATCAAGGTCATCAACATCAGCATCGGGATCACCGGAAGCCCGGGCATCGACGTGACGCTGAGGGCCAAGGTCAACACGGTAGTCGAGAACGGCATCATCGTCGTGTGCTCCGGCGGCAACGACGGTCCGGGTTCGGCTGCGGGCAATCAGACCGACGATCCCGGGCGTGCTTCGCTCGTGATCACCGTCGGCGCGAGCAACGACATCAACGAGCTCACGCGCTACACGAGCAGCGGCACGGCGGCGCCGGCTGCGACCGAGGACATCAAGCCCGACGTGCTCGCGCCCGGCGGCTCGGATTACTATTCGTACATCATGTCGGTCGACACCAACGATGCGGACGCGCAGATCGAATCGTTCCCCGACCGCGTTCCCAACGACTACTACAACATCAAGGGCACCTCGATGGCCGCGCCGTTCGTGACCGGGTCGGCGGCGCTCGTGATCGACGCGATGAAACAGGCGGGCACGCCGTGGACGTTCGATCCGGCGCAGCCGCTGTTCGTGAAGATGATGCTGACGGCATCGGCGACCGAGACCAACGCGAACCGCGAGGTCGGAAGCGGAGCCAATCCGACGCTCGGCCGCGCGGCGACGCCGAAGGACGTGTTCGAAGGCTACGGGCTCATCAATCCCGACGCCGCCATCGAAGCCATCTCACTGACATGGTCCGGCGACGAGCTCTCCAGCACGTCGGCCGGCGGCCGCTTCGATCGCCGCGCGTGGGGACGAAAGCTCGGCATCACGAGCGGACCGTCGACGACGATCGCGCTCGCGCCGGCGCAGACGGCCGACTACGACCTCTATCTCTACAGCGACACTCCGGACGCGAAGGGCAATCCCGTCATCCTCGCATCGAGCACGAACGCAGGGCCCGGCGCCGCGGAGACGCTGACGTTCACGCCCACGGCGTCGGAGACGCGCTACCTGTTCATCAAGCGCGTGTCCGGCAGCGGCGACTGGTCGCTGACGAGCTACCCGGAAATCCCGGTCTGCGGCGACGGCAAGCTCCATCCGAACGAAGAGTGCGAGGACGGCAATACCGCCGCCGGCGACTGCTGTTCGCCGACCTGCACGAAGGAGAGCAACGGCTCGCCGTGCAACGACTCGCTGTTCTGCACGGCAACCGATCTCTGCGTAAGCGGCGTCTGCACCGGCTCGGGCGATCCGTGCGCTCTCGGCGGCGACTGCAACGACTCGTGCAACGAAAGTGCGAACAACTGCTCGGTCAGCGCAGGCACCGCGTGCACGAGCGACGCGAACCCGTGCACGCTCGACCGCTGCAACGGCAGCGGCACCTGCGCGCACACCGCCGGCAATGCCGGCAGCATCTGCCGGCCGTCGGCCGGCGACTGCGATGTCGCCGAGACGTGCACCGGATCGAGCGCGACGTGTCCGGCAAATTCGTTTGCAGCGTCCTCGATCGTCTGCCGCGCGGCAAGCGGAGTCTGCGACGCCGCCGAGCGCTGCACCGGCAGCTCGGCCGCGTGTCCGGCCGATTCGTTCGCGGCGACTTCCGCCGTCTGCCGCGCGCCGGCCGGAGGCTGCGATGCGCCGGAGACCTGCGCCGGAACCGGCGGCGGCTGCCCGCCCGACCTCTATCGTTCATCCGGGACGATCTGCCGCGACGCGAGCTCCGTCTGCGACGTTGCCGAGTCGTGCACCGGATCGGCGCCGTCGTGTCCGTCGAATTCGTTCGCGGCCTCGACGACGCTCTGCCGGCCGTCGGGCGGCGTCTGCGACGTTGGCGAATCGTGCACCGGCGCTAGCGCCACGTGTCCCGGCGACACGCTGCTTTCGACGGCGACCGTGTGCCGCACGAGCAGCGGGGTCTGCGATCCTGCCGAAACCTGCTCGGGCGCCGGCGCGTCGTGTCCGGCCGACAGTTTCCTTTCGAGCGCGGCGGTATGCCGCGCGGCAGCGGGAGCCTGCGATCTCGCCGAGCGCTGCACGGGCACGAGCGGTGCGTGCCCGGCGAATCAGGTCGCCGGCAGCGCGGCCATCTGCCGGCCGGCGGTTTCCGTCTGCGATGTCGCCGAACACTGCGATGGAGCGGCAGTGGCGTGTCCCGCCGATGTTTTTGAAACGGCCGGCGTCGTCTGCCGCGAGTCGGCGGGAGTCTGCGACGTCGCCGAACACTGCGCAGGAACATCTGCGGCGTGCGCGTCCGACGCGATGGCGGCAAGCGGTGTGACGTGCCGCGCGAGCGCAGGCGTGTGCGATCCGGCAGAGGGGTGCACGGGAACTGGACCGGCGTGCCCCGGCAACGCACTGGTCGCGGCGCAGGTGACGTGCCGTCCGGCGACGAATGTCTGCGACGTCGCCGAGAAGTGCACCGGCGCTGCCGCCGATTGTCCCGGTGATGCGGTCGCCGGAACGACGGTGACGTGCCGTCCGGGCGCCGGCGAATGCGACGAGGCCGAGGTTTGCGACGGTGCATCGAAAGCGTGTCCGCAGGACGCGCTGCGTGCGGCGGACACGGCCTGCACGGGTGACGCCAACCCGTGCACGGGCGATGCGTGCGACGGATCGTCGGCATCGTGCCAGCATCCGGCCATCGCCGCCCCGTGCGACGACGGTCTGTTCTGCAACGGCAGCGAGTCGTGCGCCGCCGGCACGTGCCAGCATTCCGGCGACCCGTGCCCCGGCGCCGACGGCGACGGTAACTGCGCAGAGAGCTGCAACGAAGGCGAGGATGCGTGCGACGCGTCCGATGCGGATACGAGCCCGTGCGACGACGGGAACTCCTGCACCGCGCCGGACTCGTGCACAGGCGGCTTGTGCAGCGGCGACTCGATCGACGGCTGCGGCACCACGACCACGACGCTGGCTGCCTTCGAGTGCGGCGACGCGAACGAAGACGGTGTCATCACGGCTCCCGATGCACTCAAGGCACTGCGCACAGCGGTCGGCACCGCAACCTGCAGCCTCGCGCTGTGCGACTTTACCGGCGACGGCAAAGTCGGCGCGTCCGATGCGCTCGCGATCCTTCGCCGCGCCGTCGGCGAGGACCTCGAAGGCCATTGTCCGGGTGCCACCGGCGTAACGACGACTCTGTTCGTGACGACGTCGACGACGATCGGCTTGTAAAAAATCGGGAAAATCGGGGACAGACACTGATTTCGCGAAATCGGTGTCTATCCCCGATCTCTAGGGCAGCTCTTCGGGCGGGCGCACCTTGCGGAACGCGCGCCACAGCAGCAGGTCGTACGTGATCTTCATGCCGGCGCCGACGACGAGCGGTGTCATCAGCGACGACGACTGCATGAAGAAGCCGGCGAGGCCGGGACCGGCGGCCCACGCCGCGAGCCGCACGAGGCTCGTCACGCCGGACGCGAACGTCGCTTCCTCGGGCCTGACGACGGCCATCACGTAGGACTGCCGGGTCGGCACGTCCATTTCGACGAGCCCTTCGCGAAGCAGGAACAGCACGGCGGCGACGGGAAAGCTCGGCGCGAACGCGACCGTGACGAGCAGCAGGCTCGACGGGATGTGCGTGAACACCATCGTGTTGACGAGCCCGATCCGTTTCGCGAGCCAGGCCGCGCCGAGGTGCGAGACGGCGTTGAGCAGTCGCGCCGCGAAGAACAGCGCGCCGATCGTCGCTTCGGTGACCGCGAAGCGCTCGAAGAAAAAGTATGACAGCAGCGACGTGACCAGCAGGCCGCCGGCGAGACTGTCGATCGCGAACAATGCCGAGATGCGCACCAGCAGGCCGCGGCTCTCGGTGCTGAGCCGGCGCGCCGGCCGTGAGCCATCGGCGCTGCGGGGCGCTTCGACCTCGGGGCCCAGGCGGAAATACAGCGGCAAGGGAGCGAGCGTCAGCGCGGCGGCCACCAGCATCGTCGATCGGTGCGCGCCGAGGCCACCGGCCCATCCCAGCGCGACGAGCAGCGTCGGCAGGCCGGCGGCGAGCGAGCCGAGCGCATGGCCCGCATCCTGAGCGACGTTGTACCAGGCGAACACACGAGTCCGCGCGTCGTGCGTCGTGGTGGCCGGAAGCATGGCCTGCTCGATGACGAGCGCAGCGCCGCGGTCGCGGCCCATGCCGTTGAGCATTCCTGCAAAGCTGGCAGCAGCGACCGCCACGAACGACGACGACGCGGCCGCCACCGCGCAGCCGATGCTGCCGAGAATCGTCAGCGTGAAAAGCATGCGCCGCCGTCCGAGCCGGTCCGCCGCGAACGTCGCGACCAGCGCCGCGAGCGCACCGCCGAGCAGTCCGGCGGCGACGACGAGGCCGACGCGCGATGCGCCGAGATCGAGATGCGTCAGGTAGAGTCCGAGCTCGACGCCGATGAGCCCGGTCGCGAGCGCGCGCAGGAACGCGGTGGAAAGAAGAGTCGCGCGATCGCGCTCGGCGCTGCCCGTCATGCGCTACGCTGCGGTCCGGCGCCGGCGGCGATGCCGCCGCGGCGCCTCAGCGGCCATGCCATGCCGATGTCCAGGATCGGCGGCCACGCCGCCGCCTAGAAGGAAGCGACCTTCGCGAACGCGTCGACGACCGCAGCCGGCGCCTGCACGAGCTCGATCAGCACGCCTTCGCCTCCGATCGGGAACTGCTCGTTCTCCTTCGGATGAATGAACGTCACATCGAAGCCCGCTGCGCCTTTGCGAATGCCGCCCGGAGTGAATCGGACGCCCTGCGTCTCGAGCCATGCGACGGCCGCACGCAGGTCGTCGATCCACAGGCCGATGTGGTTGAGCGGCGGGTTGTGCACGGCCGGCTTCTTGTCGGCGTCGATCGGCTGCATCAGGTCGACTTCGACCTTGAGCGGGCCGCTGCCGGCAACCGCGATGTCTTCGTCCACGTTCTCGCGTTCGCTCTGGAACGTGCCGGTCACGGTGAGACCGAGCGTGTCGATCCACAGCCGGCGAAGCCGGCTCTTGTCGAGGCCACCGACGGCGATCTGCTGAATGCCGAGGACGCGAAACGGACGGTTGCTCACGAGACTCCTCCAGAGTGGAAATCGCCGTTGCGCCGGTCCGGCGCGCTGCGGCTGACGTGGCGCGGTCGTAACAGAGGATAGCGCGATTCCCAACCTCCGCCGACCCGGCGAGCGCGGCTCGCGCTCTTCTTCCGACCCGGCGAGCGCGGGTCGCGCTCTTCTTCATATTGAACGCCCGCCGAAGACGATGTAGACGCGCGCGACGTGTCCGGCTACGACCCGAAAACTTTTGAATCCCGCTGGTACGAGCGCTGGACCGAATCCGGCGCGTTCGCGCCTCCACCGGCCAGGCTCGACGAGAAGACATTCTCGATCGTTATTCCGCCGCCGAACGTCACCGGCTCGCTGCACATGGGGCACGCGCTCAATAACACGCTCCAGGACGTGCTGACGCGCTACCACCGCATGCTCGGCGAGGCGACGCTGTGGCTGCCGGGCACCGACCACGCCGGCATCGCCACGCAGAACGTCGTCGAGCGCCAGCTCCTCGCCGAAGGTACCGACCGCCATGCGCTCGGCCGCGAGGCTTTCGTCGAGCGCACGTGGAAGTGGAAAGCCGAGTCGGGCGGCAAGATCACCGAGCAGCTTCGCCGCCTCGGCGTTTCATGCGACTGGTCGCGCGAGCGCTTCACGATGGACGAGGGGCTTTCGCGAGCGGTGCGCGAGGTTTTCGTCACCCTGTATGAAGAAGGTCTCATCCGCCGCGACCGCTACCTGATCAACTGGTGCCCGCGCTGCCGCACGGCGCTGTCCGACATCGAAGTCGAGCACGAGGACAAGCCCGGCCATCTCTGGCACCTGAAGTATCCGCTCGAAGACGGCAGCGGCTTCATCTCGGTCGCGACCACGCGTCCGGAGACGATGCTCGGCGACACCGCGGTTGCCGTGCATCCGGACGACGAGCGCTACCGCAGCCTCGTCGGAAAGAACGTGATTCTGCCGGTGCTCGGGCGTGCGATTCCTGTCATCGCCGATACCTACGTCGAAAGCTCGTTCGGCTCGGGCGCCGTCAAGATCACGCCGGCGCACGATCCCAACGACTTCGAGATCGGGCTGCGGCATTCGCTGCCGATGATCTCGGTGATGAACGAAGACGCGACGATGTCGGCCGAGGCCGGTCCGTACGCGGGAATGACGACGGCCGAGTGCCGCGCGGCGCTCGTCGAGCGCTTCACGGCCGACGGTGTGCTCGAGCGCGTCGAAGATCACCGCCACGCGGTCGGCATCTGCTACCGCTGCCGCAACGTCGTCGAGCCGCTGCTGTCCGACCAGTGGTTCCTCGAAGTGCGCGGGCTTGCGGATGCGACGCTCGAGGCGCTCGACGACGGCCGCACGCGCTTCGTGCCGGCGCACTGGGAGAAGACCTACCGCGCGTGGATGGAAGGGATCCGGCCGTGGTGCATCTCGCGCCAGTTGTGGTGGGGCCACCGCATTCCGGCGTGGTACTGCGACTCGTGCGGCCACGTGACGGTTTCGCGCGACGACATCACGACCTGCCCGATGTGCAAGAGCCCGGTGCGCCAGGACGAGGACGTGCTCGACACGTGGTTCTCGTCGGGCCTGTGGCCGTTCTCGACGATGGGCTGGCCGGAGAAGACCGAAGACCTCAGGCGCTTCTATCCGACCACCGCGCTGGTGACCGGCTTCGACATCATCTTCTTCTGGGTCGCCCGCATGATGATGCTCGGCCTGCGCTTCATGGGCGAGGTGCCGTTTCGCGACATCTACATCCATGCGCTGGTCCGCGATGAGCACGGCCAGAAGATGTCGAAGTCCAAGGGCAACGTCATCGATCCGCTGGTAATCGTCGACGAGTTCGGCGCCGACGCGTTCCGCTTCACGCTGGTTGCGTTCGCGGCAATGGGACGCGACGTGCGTCTTTCCGAAGACCGCATCGCCGGCTACCGCAACTTCGTCAACAAGCTGTGGAACGCGGCGCGCTTTGCCGCGATGAAACGCGAAGGCACGCAGACCACCTGCGAGATGCCGCCGGATCCGAAGCTGGTGCCGAACCTGTGGATCCGCTCGCGGCTGGCGGCGACGATTGCCGAGACGCGCGACGCGCTCGACAGCTACCGTTTCAACGAAGCCGCGCAGGCGCTCTACCGCTTCACGTGGAACGAGCTGTGCGACTGGTACATCGAGATCTCGAAGGTGCTTCTCGACGGAAGCGAATCGGATCGCGCCGAGACGCTTGCCACGCTGACCGCAGCGTTCGAGATGCTGCTGCGCCTTCTGCATCCTTTGATTCCGTTCGTGACCGAAGAACTCTGGCACGAGCTGCCCGCGGGCGGTCGCGACGGCAGCGACCTGCTGATGACGGCTTCGTATCCGGAGGCGAATCCGGCGTGGCGCGATGCCGCCGTCGATTCGGCGATGGAAACCCTGATCGAAGTCGTTCGCAGCGTACGCAACATCCGCGCCGAGATGCGCATCGCACCGAGGGTCGAGCTCGAGCTGTGGGTCGAAGACGGCCCGGCCGCCGAGGTGGTGCGCGCGAACGAAGCGATGGTTCGCCGTCTCGCGCGCCTCGGCTCGGTCCGCTACGGCGGCGCGGCTCCGGCGGGCTCGGCGACCGCGGTCGTCACCGGCGCCGAGATCGCGGTGCCGATTGCCGGCCACGTCGATCTGGTTGCCGAGGGCGAACGGTTGCGCCGCGAGATCGAACGAGCCGCGCAGGACGTCGCGCGCGCGTCCGGCAAGCTCGCCAACGAATCGTTCGTCGCACGCGCGAAAGAAGAGATCGTCGAAGGCGAGCGCGCCAAGCTCGCCGCCGCCGAACAGGAAAAGACCGCACTCGAAGCCGCCATCGCACGTCTCGAAGCGATCGGCGCGGCGGGGCCTGTTCGTTGAGCCTTCGGCCCGCACCGGCCGATGACGCCGGCGTGCGCGCGCTGATCCGCCTGGCGCTCCTCGAAGATATCGGCAGCGGCGACCTGACCACGCGGGCCACGGTGCCGCGCACGACGCAGGCTCGCGGCCGCGTCATCGCGCGCGAGCCGCTCGTCGTCGCCGGCATGGGTCTTCTCGACGCGATACTCGAAGAGCTCGCGCGTCTCGGCGATGCCGGGGCCGGGGCGGCGTCGCTGACCGCGACCGAACGTGCACCCGACGGCAGCCGCGCCGCGCGCGGCGCGACCTTGTGCGTGCTCGACGGCGACGCATGGGGCGTGCTCACGCTCGAGCGTACGTTCCTCAACTTCCTCGGGCGCCTGAGCGGAATCGCGACCGAAACGGCGCGCATCGTCGGTGCGGTGCGCGAAGCCGGCTGCACGACGCGGATCCTCGATACGCGCAAGACCACGCCGGGATGGCGGCTGCTCGAAAAGCACGCGGTCGCGTGCGGCGGCGGCTCCAATCATCGCATGGGCCTGTTCGATGCGGTGCTGATCAAGGACAACCACGTGATCGCGGCCGGAGGAATCGCAGAGGCCGTTCGTGCGGCAATCGCCAATGCGCCGGACGGCGTGCCCATCGAAGTCGAATGCGACACGCTCGAGCAGGTGCGCATCGCGCTCGCCGCCGGAGCGACCTCGGTACTGCTCGACAACTTCACTCCCGAAGCCGTCCTCGAAGCGGTGCAATGGATCGGCGGCCGCGCGGAGATCGAAGTGTCCGGCGGCATCACCGACGAGAACGTGGTCGCGTACGCCAAGGCCGGCCCCGACTCGATCTCGCTCGGCCGACTCACGCATTCGGCGCGCGCGGCCGATGTCAGCATGGAAGTGGGGCTTCTCGTATGAGCACACGGCGCGGCATCCTCGCGGCGCTCGAAGAGGCGCACGACTTCATCTCGGGTGAGCATCTTGCCGAGCGGCTCGGAATCTCGCGCGCCGCGGTCTGGAAGCACATCGCCGCGCTCAAGCACGGCGGTTACGAGATCGACGGCATCCGCTCGCGCGGCTACCGGCTGATCGCGCCGCCGTCGATGCTGAGCCAGGCGGCGATCCACTCGCGCACCGAAGGCCTGCGCATCGGCAAAAGCATCCTCGTGCTCGAGGTCACGCGCTCGACCAACAGCGATGCGATGGCGCTCGGCCGCGAAGGCGCACCGGAAGGCAACGTCGTGATCGCGGAGGAACAGACTGCCGGCCGCGGCCGGCTCGGACGCACGTGGGAATCGAGCCGCGGCGTCAACCTCTACATGTCGATCCTGCTGCGCCCGCAGGTTCCGCCGTGGCGTGCGCCGCAGCTTTCGCTCGTCGCGGGCGTGGCCGTGGCCGAGACGGTCAGTGAAGAAGGCATCGATGCGCGCATCAAGTGGCCGAACGATGTCGTGACGATGGCCGGCGGCGTGGCTGCGGCCGGCACGGCCGTGCGTCCGCCGCTGCGAAAGCTCGCCGGCATCCTGACCGAGATCGAGGCGGAGGCCGACTGCGCGCGCTTCGTCGTCGTCGGAATCGGCGTCAACCTGAACAGCGATGCGTCGCATTTTTCGCCGGAGCTCGAAGGCAAGGCGACGTCGGTGCTTCTCGAGCGCGGCGCGCGCACCGACCGCGCGGCGTTTGCCGCGCGCCTGCTCTCGCGTTTCGAGGAATGCTATGACGCATGGACGCGGGGAGGTTTTCCGGCGATTGCGCCGCGCTGGCGCGCGCTGTCGGTGCTCGACGGCCGCACGGTCGACATTGCGTCGCCGGGCGAGCATGCGACCGGCATCTGCGCCGGCATCGACGACGATGGTGCGCTGCTCGTCGACATCGACGGCGGCACGCGCCGCCGCGTCCTCGCGGGCGACGTGACGATCTCGGGAGGTTACAACTGATGCCTGCGGTTAACGGACTCCTGCTCGCGTTCGACGTCGGCAACACCAACACGGTGATCGGCCTGTTCGACGGCAAGCACCTGACGCGCCACTGGCGCCTGACCACCGCCGCCGAACGCACGTCGGACGAATATGGCATCCTGATGTGGAGCCTGTTCCAGGCGGTCGGTCATGCCATCCCGAAAGTGAGCGGGGTCATCGTCGCCAGCGTCGTGCCTCCACTTACCAGCACGGTGGAAGCGCTCAGCCAGGATTACTTCGGCGCGAAGGCGCTCGTCGTCGGGCCCGGGATCAAGACCGGCATGCCGATCCTTTACGAGAATCCGCGCGAGGTCGGCGCCGATCGCATCGTCAACGCGGTCGCCGCGTACGACCGCACGCACTCGGCGACGATCATCGTCGACTTCGGTACCGCGACGACGTTCGACTACGTGA encodes:
- a CDS encoding S8 family serine peptidase, with amino-acid sequence MKSSFLYGIVALVALPAAVALAAPPQHPVPPASPRVRPELPSTAEVDADRNRIDDRLDHETGELRRSLAQEQNAARREELAARLAEPVRVEVVFDAQVTPQQIDAFDAAGGRIEHLYQAVSYGWSGVVPRAAIDTLPAALGASLRLVAPDLPVQLHLDEATRGGRVRPVWANGFAGSTSGFSGSADTTIAIVDGGVDDSHTDLAGRLEYWKDFTTDAEPTPRDIGHHGSHVAGIAFGTGASFGVGPGTLHYTDSNNLAGIAANNFFISMVHLPPGSVLFQEDATWVGTASALLILASRPNGNTSFFTSQHDATAGPPPVLLDTNLTTDISLAYTAGLEQNQMKKIGRFAIVNTVTNYPAVGDGFNALRGVAPGVRWAGAKVFTNTGASTSAIIAAALDDLVTESAAHNIKVINISIGITGSPGIDVTLRAKVNTVVENGIIVVCSGGNDGPGSAAGNQTDDPGRASLVITVGASNDINELTRYTSSGTAAPAATEDIKPDVLAPGGSDYYSYIMSVDTNDADAQIESFPDRVPNDYYNIKGTSMAAPFVTGSAALVIDAMKQAGTPWTFDPAQPLFVKMMLTASATETNANREVGSGANPTLGRAATPKDVFEGYGLINPDAAIEAISLTWSGDELSSTSAGGRFDRRAWGRKLGITSGPSTTIALAPAQTADYDLYLYSDTPDAKGNPVILASSTNAGPGAAETLTFTPTASETRYLFIKRVSGSGDWSLTSYPEIPVCGDGKLHPNEECEDGNTAAGDCCSPTCTKESNGSPCNDSLFCTATDLCVSGVCTGSGDPCALGGDCNDSCNESANNCSVSAGTACTSDANPCTLDRCNGSGTCAHTAGNAGSICRPSAGDCDVAETCTGSSATCPANSFAASSIVCRAASGVCDAAERCTGSSAACPADSFAATSAVCRAPAGGCDAPETCAGTGGGCPPDLYRSSGTICRDASSVCDVAESCTGSAPSCPSNSFAASTTLCRPSGGVCDVGESCTGASATCPGDTLLSTATVCRTSSGVCDPAETCSGAGASCPADSFLSSAAVCRAAAGACDLAERCTGTSGACPANQVAGSAAICRPAVSVCDVAEHCDGAAVACPADVFETAGVVCRESAGVCDVAEHCAGTSAACASDAMAASGVTCRASAGVCDPAEGCTGTGPACPGNALVAAQVTCRPATNVCDVAEKCTGAAADCPGDAVAGTTVTCRPGAGECDEAEVCDGASKACPQDALRAADTACTGDANPCTGDACDGSSASCQHPAIAAPCDDGLFCNGSESCAAGTCQHSGDPCPGADGDGNCAESCNEGEDACDASDADTSPCDDGNSCTAPDSCTGGLCSGDSIDGCGTTTTTLAAFECGDANEDGVITAPDALKALRTAVGTATCSLALCDFTGDGKVGASDALAILRRAVGEDLEGHCPGATGVTTTLFVTTSTTIGL
- a CDS encoding MFS transporter encodes the protein MTGSAERDRATLLSTAFLRALATGLIGVELGLYLTHLDLGASRVGLVVAAGLLGGALAALVATFAADRLGRRRMLFTLTILGSIGCAVAAASSSFVAVAAASFAGMLNGMGRDRGAALVIEQAMLPATTTHDARTRVFAWYNVAQDAGHALGSLAAGLPTLLVALGWAGGLGAHRSTMLVAAALTLAPLPLYFRLGPEVEAPRSADGSRPARRLSTESRGLLVRISALFAIDSLAGGLLVTSLLSYFFFERFAVTEATIGALFFAARLLNAVSHLGAAWLAKRIGLVNTMVFTHIPSSLLLVTVAFAPSFPVAAVLFLLREGLVEMDVPTRQSYVMAVVRPEEATFASGVTSLVRLAAWAAGPGLAGFFMQSSSLMTPLVVGAGMKITYDLLLWRAFRKVRPPEELP
- a CDS encoding VOC family protein, producing the protein MSNRPFRVLGIQQIAVGGLDKSRLRRLWIDTLGLTVTGTFQSERENVDEDIAVAGSGPLKVEVDLMQPIDADKKPAVHNPPLNHIGLWIDDLRAAVAWLETQGVRFTPGGIRKGAAGFDVTFIHPKENEQFPIGGEGVLIELVQAPAAVVDAFAKVASF
- a CDS encoding valine--tRNA ligase — protein: MSGYDPKTFESRWYERWTESGAFAPPPARLDEKTFSIVIPPPNVTGSLHMGHALNNTLQDVLTRYHRMLGEATLWLPGTDHAGIATQNVVERQLLAEGTDRHALGREAFVERTWKWKAESGGKITEQLRRLGVSCDWSRERFTMDEGLSRAVREVFVTLYEEGLIRRDRYLINWCPRCRTALSDIEVEHEDKPGHLWHLKYPLEDGSGFISVATTRPETMLGDTAVAVHPDDERYRSLVGKNVILPVLGRAIPVIADTYVESSFGSGAVKITPAHDPNDFEIGLRHSLPMISVMNEDATMSAEAGPYAGMTTAECRAALVERFTADGVLERVEDHRHAVGICYRCRNVVEPLLSDQWFLEVRGLADATLEALDDGRTRFVPAHWEKTYRAWMEGIRPWCISRQLWWGHRIPAWYCDSCGHVTVSRDDITTCPMCKSPVRQDEDVLDTWFSSGLWPFSTMGWPEKTEDLRRFYPTTALVTGFDIIFFWVARMMMLGLRFMGEVPFRDIYIHALVRDEHGQKMSKSKGNVIDPLVIVDEFGADAFRFTLVAFAAMGRDVRLSEDRIAGYRNFVNKLWNAARFAAMKREGTQTTCEMPPDPKLVPNLWIRSRLAATIAETRDALDSYRFNEAAQALYRFTWNELCDWYIEISKVLLDGSESDRAETLATLTAAFEMLLRLLHPLIPFVTEELWHELPAGGRDGSDLLMTASYPEANPAWRDAAVDSAMETLIEVVRSVRNIRAEMRIAPRVELELWVEDGPAAEVVRANEAMVRRLARLGSVRYGGAAPAGSATAVVTGAEIAVPIAGHVDLVAEGERLRREIERAAQDVARASGKLANESFVARAKEEIVEGERAKLAAAEQEKTALEAAIARLEAIGAAGPVR
- the nadC gene encoding carboxylating nicotinate-nucleotide diphosphorylase, yielding MSLRPAPADDAGVRALIRLALLEDIGSGDLTTRATVPRTTQARGRVIAREPLVVAGMGLLDAILEELARLGDAGAGAASLTATERAPDGSRAARGATLCVLDGDAWGVLTLERTFLNFLGRLSGIATETARIVGAVREAGCTTRILDTRKTTPGWRLLEKHAVACGGGSNHRMGLFDAVLIKDNHVIAAGGIAEAVRAAIANAPDGVPIEVECDTLEQVRIALAAGATSVLLDNFTPEAVLEAVQWIGGRAEIEVSGGITDENVVAYAKAGPDSISLGRLTHSARAADVSMEVGLLV
- a CDS encoding biotin--[acetyl-CoA-carboxylase] ligase; this translates as MSTRRGILAALEEAHDFISGEHLAERLGISRAAVWKHIAALKHGGYEIDGIRSRGYRLIAPPSMLSQAAIHSRTEGLRIGKSILVLEVTRSTNSDAMALGREGAPEGNVVIAEEQTAGRGRLGRTWESSRGVNLYMSILLRPQVPPWRAPQLSLVAGVAVAETVSEEGIDARIKWPNDVVTMAGGVAAAGTAVRPPLRKLAGILTEIEAEADCARFVVVGIGVNLNSDASHFSPELEGKATSVLLERGARTDRAAFAARLLSRFEECYDAWTRGGFPAIAPRWRALSVLDGRTVDIASPGEHATGICAGIDDDGALLVDIDGGTRRRVLAGDVTISGGYN
- a CDS encoding type III pantothenate kinase, with product MPAVNGLLLAFDVGNTNTVIGLFDGKHLTRHWRLTTAAERTSDEYGILMWSLFQAVGHAIPKVSGVIVASVVPPLTSTVEALSQDYFGAKALVVGPGIKTGMPILYENPREVGADRIVNAVAAYDRTHSATIIVDFGTATTFDYVTAKGEYVGGVIVPGIGISLDALYSRTAKLPRVEIARPPRVVGRNTVHAIQAGICYGYVELVDGLVRQIEKEEGVKCRVLATGGLAPLIAEQSATIEEVDEFLTLDGLRLVYERN